CCAGACAGTAAGAAAGAATAGATTCCATCGCACCTCTGCTGCCGCCGACAAATATGGCGTCTGGCTTTTCCAGTTCCGACAGGGCCTCAGGAGCCTTGCCTTTAATCAGTTCAACATTATCAGTGCCATGGGCAAAAATATTTGCCTGAATACTTTCAAAGCACTCTTCATTACACTCCACGGCATATACCTGGCCATTGTTAGCAAACTTTGCGGACTCAATGGCAACCGAACCTGAGCCTGTGCCTATATCCCAGACGGTATCATCTGACTGAATCCGCATACTGGTGAGAGCAAGATGACGGATCGACTGCTTGGTGATCAGGCCGTTTTTCGGCATACGTTTCAGGTAGCTTTGGTCAGAAGAAAACTGACCGTGCCCGCCCCACAGAGCCTGATTTTCCCTCTGAGCCACCAGAATGTTGAGCGGGTCAAATCCGGTATCACTCTCAGCCAGTTCTTCTACGCTGAAAGTTCTGATGGTTTCTTCCGTGCCACCAAGCTGCTCGCAAACGCTGAGCTTCCAGCCGGTTTCACTGAACTGCTTCATATGTGCAGCGACAATCTGTGGCGTGTTTTTGCTGTCGGTAAGAATGGCAAACAAATTACCCTGCTGCATCTTAGCCACCAAACCCGCCAGCTTACGGCCATGGCAGGAAATAAAGCGACTCTCCGACCATGGGATACCCAGCCTTGAAAAGGCCAGTTGCGCAGAGCTATGAGTGGGAATAAAGCTAAGCTCGTCCACCGGCATTTTCTTTAACAGAGTACTGCCAATACCAAAGAACAGAGGATCGCCCGACGCCAGCACAACCACACCGCCCTCTTCGCTTTCGTCAATCACTTCACTCAGCCAGTCAGAAAAGCCCTGACTCATATCCAGAAACAGGCCTTCAAACTGAGGAAACCATTCAAGATGGCGCGGATGCCCTGCCACTACGCGCGCAGCCGCAACAGCGTTCACTGCCTTGCTGGTCAGGCTAACGCAACCATCTTCAGGAACACCAACAACCGTTATACTCGTCATCGTTATTTACACCGTCTGGTACATAAGTGCGTGAATAGTCGAAACCACAATCGGACTGCCGCCTTTACGCCCTGCACTGGCGATATATGGCACCTTTGACTGCTGCATCAATTCGTCTTTTGACTCTTCTGCCTTAACAAAGCCCACAGGAATGCCGACAATCAGCGCCGGTTTTAT
This genomic stretch from Vibrio sp. JC009 harbors:
- the cbiE gene encoding precorrin-6y C5,15-methyltransferase (decarboxylating) subunit CbiE; protein product: MTSITVVGVPEDGCVSLTSKAVNAVAAARVVAGHPRHLEWFPQFEGLFLDMSQGFSDWLSEVIDESEEGGVVVLASGDPLFFGIGSTLLKKMPVDELSFIPTHSSAQLAFSRLGIPWSESRFISCHGRKLAGLVAKMQQGNLFAILTDSKNTPQIVAAHMKQFSETGWKLSVCEQLGGTEETIRTFSVEELAESDTGFDPLNILVAQRENQALWGGHGQFSSDQSYLKRMPKNGLITKQSIRHLALTSMRIQSDDTVWDIGTGSGSVAIESAKFANNGQVYAVECNEECFESIQANIFAHGTDNVELIKGKAPEALSELEKPDAIFVGGSRGAMESILSYCLDSLKSGGRLVVSAVTMDTVAEVYQWAKQNDVSFDAQMVNVSSTQPLAHYLRYQAENPIHLFTITKTV